A genomic stretch from Mesoplodon densirostris isolate mMesDen1 chromosome 3, mMesDen1 primary haplotype, whole genome shotgun sequence includes:
- the LOC132485163 gene encoding bifunctional 3'-phosphoadenosine 5'-phosphosulfate synthase 1-like: MEVPGSLCKKVKLSNNAQNWGMQRATNVTYQAHHISRNKRGQVVGTRGGFRGCTVWLTGLSGAGKTTVSMALEEYLVCHGIPCYTLDGDNIRQGLNKNLGFSPEDREENVRCIAEVAKLFADAGLVCITSFISPYTQDRNNARQIHEGASLPFFEVFVDAPLHVCEQRDVKGLYKKARAGEIKGFTGIDSEYEKPEAPELVLKTDSCDVNDCVQQVVELLQEWDIVPVDASYEVKELYVPENKVHLTKTDAETLPALKINKVDMQWVQVLAEGWATPLNGFMREREYLQCLHFDCLLDGGVINLSVPIVLTATQEDKERLDGCTAFALMYEGRRVAILRNPEFFEHRKEERCARQWGTTCKNHPYIKMVMEQGDWLIGGDLQVLDRIYWNDGLDQYCFTPTELKQKFKDMNAGPVALQNMDGCRSQFLHCWTRPCWHASSRNREGHEDFEFISGTRMRKLAREGQKPPEGFMAPKAWTVLMEYYKSLEKA; this comes from the exons ATGGAGGTTCCCGGTAGCCTGTGCAAGAAAGTCAAGCTGAGCAATAACGCGCAGAACTGG GGGATGCAGAGGGCAACTAATGTCACCTATCAAGCTCACCACATCAGCAGGAACAAGAGAGGTCAGGTGGTGGGGACCAGAGGTGGCTTTCGTGGTTGCACGGTTTGGCTAACAG GCTTATCGGGAGCAGGAAAGACCACAGTAAGCATGGCTTTGGAGGAGTACTTGGTGTGCCATGGTATTCCATGCTACACTTTGGATGGTGACAACATTCGTCAAGGTCTCAATAAAAATCTTGGCTTTAGTCctgaagacagagaagagaacGTTCGATGCATCGCAGAAGTTGCTAAGCTGTTTGCAGATGCTGGCTTAGTGTGCATCACAAGTTTTATATCACCTTATACTCAGGATCGCAACAATGCAAGACAAATTCATGAGGGCGCAAGTTTACCTTTTTTTGAAGTGTTTGTTGATGCTCCCCTGCATGTTTGTGAACAGAGGGATGTCAAAGGACTCTACAAAAAAGCACGGGCTGGAGAAATTAAAGGTTTCACTGGGATTGATTCTGAATATGAAAAACCAGAGGCCCCGGAATTGGTGCTGAAAACAGACTCCTGTGATGTAAATGACTGTGTCCAGCAGGTTGTGGAGCTTCTACAGGAATGGGATATTGTACCTGTGGATGCCTCTTATGAAGTGAAAGAACTGTATGTGCCAGAAAATAAAGTTCATTTGACAAAAACAGATGCAGAAACATTACCAGCattgaaaattaataaagtgGATATGCAGTGGGTGCAGGTTTTGGCAGAAGGTTGGGCAACCCCGCTGAATGGCTTTATGAGAGAGAGGGAGTACTTGCAGTGTCTTCATTTCGATTGTCTTCTGGATGGGGGTGTCATTAACTTGTCAGTACCGATAGTTCTTACAGCTACTCAGGAAGATAAAGAGAGGCTGGACGGCTGCACGGCTTTTGCTCTGATGTACGAGGGCCGCCGCGTGGCTATTCTTCGCAATCCAGAGTTTTTTGAGCACAGGAAGGAGGAGCGCTGTGCCAGGCAGTGGGGAACAACATGCAAGAACCACCCCTACATCAAGATGGTTATGGAACAAGGAGATTGGCTGATTGGAGGAGATCTTCAAGTCTTGGACCGAATTTATTGGAATGATGGTCTTGACCAGTACTGTTTTACTCCTACTGAGCTAAAGCAGAAGTTTAAAGATATGAATGCAGGTCCAGTGGCATTGCAGAACATGGATGGTTGCAGGAGCCAATTTTTACATTGTTGGACGAGACCCTGCTGGCATGCCTCATCCAGAAACAGGGAAGGCCATGAAGACTTTGAATTTATTTCAGGAACACGAATGCGCAAACTTGCCCGAGAAGGCCAGAAACCTCCTGAAGGTTTCATGGCTCCCAAGGCCTGGACCGTGCTGATGGAATACTACAAATCCTTGGAGAAAGCTTAA